Proteins from one Eubalaena glacialis isolate mEubGla1 chromosome 8, mEubGla1.1.hap2.+ XY, whole genome shotgun sequence genomic window:
- the CPA2 gene encoding LOW QUALITY PROTEIN: carboxypeptidase A2 (The sequence of the model RefSeq protein was modified relative to this genomic sequence to represent the inferred CDS: inserted 5 bases in 3 codons; deleted 2 bases in 2 codons; substituted 4 bases at 4 genomic stop codons), giving the protein MRLILFSGALWGHIYCQETFVGDQVLEIRPRNEEQIKTLVELEAEEHLQLDFWKSPTIPGETIHARVPFVSIQAVEVSLKSEVIAYSIVIEDVQVLLDKENEEMLLRXREQNGNFNFEAYYTLEEISXEMDNLVAEHPGLVSKVNIGYSFKNRPMNVLKFSTGGDKLAIWLEAGIHASEXVTQATALXTANKIASDYGNDPSITLXLDTMDIFLLXSDGYVFSQTKNRMWQKTWFKVSGSLSVGVDPNRNWDVGFGGPGTSNNPCSDSYHGPSANSEVEVKSTVDFIKSPGKVTAFITFHSYSQLLMFPYGYTCAESHKFDELNEVAQKAAQSLTSLHGTKYKVGPICSVIYQASGASNDWSYDSGIKYSFEFELGDTDXYDFLLLANQILPTVKETWFGLKTVMEHVRDHPY; this is encoded by the exons ATGCGATTGATCCTGTTTTCTGGTGCCCTTTGG GGGCATATCTACTGTCAAGAAACATTTGTGGG AGACCAAGTTCTTGAGATCAGACCAAGGaatgaagaacaaataaaaactcTGGTGGAATTGGAGGCTGAAGAACATCTTCAG CTTGATTTCTGGAAATCACCCACCATCCCAGGAGAGACAATCCATGCCCGAGTTCCCTTTGTCAGCATCCAGGCAGTCGAAGTTTCCTTAAAGTCCGAGGTAATTGCTTATTCCATTGTGATTGAAGATGTTCAA GTTCTCTTGGACAAGGAGAATGAAGAAATGTTACTTA gaagagaacagaatggtaACTTCAACTTTGAGGCTTAT TATACCTTGGAAGAG ATTTCCTGAGAAATGGATAACCTCGTTGCTGAGCACCCTGGTCTAGTGAGCAAAGTGAACATTGGCTATTCTTTCAAAAACCGGCCCATGAACGTGCTCAAG TTCAGCACGGGAGGAGACAAGCTGGCTATCTGGCTAGAGGCTGGGATCCATGCCAGTGAGTGAGTTACACAAGCTACTGCGCTGTGAACTGCAAATAAG ATTGCCTCTGATTATGGAAATGACCCATCCATCACTTT ATTGGATACGATGGATATCTTCCTGCT CTCTGATGGCTATGTGTTCTCTCAAAC AAAGAATCGTATGTGGCAGAAGACCTGGTTCAAGGTATCTGGAAGCCTCAGTGTTGGTGTTGATCCTAACCGGAACTGGGATGTGGGTTTTGGAGG ACCTGGAACCAGCAACAACCCTTGCTCTGACTCATACCATGGACCCAGTGCCAACTCTGAAGTTGAAGTGAAATCCACAGTGGACTTTATCAAGAGTCCTGGCAAAGTCACGGCCTTCATTACCTTCCACAGCTATTCCCAGCTGCTGATGTTCCCCTATGGGTATACATGTGCCGAGTCACATAAATTTGATGAGCTG AATGAAGTGGCCCAAAAGGCTGCCCAATCTCTGACAAGCCTGCACGGCACCAAGTACAAAGTGGGACCTATCTGCTCAGTCATCT ACCAAGCCAGTGGAGCAAGCAATGACTGGTCCTATGACTCTGGAATCAAATACTCATTTGAATTTGAACTGGGAGACACAGATTGATATGACTTCCTCCTGCTGGCCAATCAGATCTTACCCACAGTGAAAGAGACCTGGTTTGGCTTGAAGACAGTCATGGAGCATGTGCGAGACCACCCCTATTAA